A section of the Methanosarcina mazei S-6 genome encodes:
- a CDS encoding tetratricopeptide repeat protein, giving the protein MPEKPDRLREEAVKHFNRTIDLMQEGKPEESLEALQKAENAAQEAKSDAILFHTLKARGQILQSLGRLEEALDTYVFSLKISYKLLSEDPGNELYKDTIRLNLNNIGNLGNIFQRAGNFILSKQCYETGLEICQKLLDSHPENTFYQMYAGNTLNNLGELLFSVGQIEEAKEKYEKALEIYEKLLQNYPEDTEYLSDKEMTLNNLGILFSQKEQKEAAKKNFKESLEILEILSKKDPRDQKLKEEISLRREKLEKI; this is encoded by the coding sequence ATGCCTGAGAAGCCCGATAGACTGAGAGAAGAAGCAGTAAAACATTTTAACAGAACAATTGACCTGATGCAGGAAGGAAAGCCCGAAGAATCCCTTGAAGCGCTCCAGAAAGCTGAAAATGCCGCACAGGAAGCAAAAAGTGACGCTATTTTGTTCCACACCTTAAAAGCGAGGGGTCAGATCCTTCAGTCCCTTGGCAGGCTTGAAGAAGCTCTGGATACTTACGTTTTTTCCTTAAAAATCAGCTATAAACTGCTCTCAGAAGACCCGGGAAACGAACTCTATAAAGACACCATCCGTCTTAACCTCAACAATATCGGAAACCTCGGCAATATTTTTCAGAGAGCTGGCAACTTTATCCTATCGAAACAATGCTATGAGACCGGACTTGAGATCTGCCAGAAGCTTCTTGATTCCCACCCGGAAAACACCTTTTATCAAATGTATGCAGGAAATACCCTCAACAATCTCGGGGAACTGCTTTTTAGCGTGGGACAGATAGAAGAAGCAAAAGAAAAATACGAAAAAGCCCTGGAAATATATGAAAAGCTCCTTCAAAACTACCCTGAAGATACGGAATACCTCTCAGATAAAGAAATGACCCTTAACAACCTTGGAATTCTCTTTTCTCAAAAAGAGCAAAAAGAAGCGGCAAAAAAGAACTTCAAAGAATCTCTTGAAATCCTGGAAATCCTGAGCAAAAAAGACCCCAGAGATCAGAAGCTCAAGGAAGAAATTAGCCTCAGGCGGGAAAAGCTTGAAAAGATTTGA
- a CDS encoding tetratricopeptide repeat protein, whose amino-acid sequence MARSKVKNLLLLKQIHSAVSQIKKGKLDKALETLDKAETSARQSKSTDALYYILFTRGGILYSAKEYDQALEAYEKALEAGSDLLKTDPENADYQHYMGTTLSNTGNLLKKKSEIDKADEYYSQARKIYFDLIKKDPQNAVYQSYAGENLNNYGELLMESGSLEKACEILREAIEIYEKLYKEKPDNLGYQAELSVALSQLGGCLKHQVPEESGAAKEKLEKALELQESLLDQQPENEKVKEAIALTEERLKGL is encoded by the coding sequence ATGGCCAGAAGCAAGGTAAAAAATCTTCTCCTTCTAAAGCAGATTCACAGTGCTGTAAGCCAGATCAAGAAAGGAAAACTGGATAAAGCTCTAGAGACTCTGGATAAAGCCGAAACATCTGCAAGGCAGTCGAAATCAACAGATGCTCTCTATTATATCCTTTTTACCCGCGGGGGCATTCTCTATTCGGCAAAAGAATACGACCAGGCTCTTGAAGCTTATGAAAAAGCCCTTGAAGCGGGTTCAGATCTCCTGAAAACTGACCCGGAAAATGCTGATTACCAGCATTACATGGGTACAACCCTGAGCAATACTGGAAATCTCCTGAAAAAGAAAAGCGAAATTGATAAAGCTGACGAATATTATTCTCAAGCCCGAAAAATTTATTTTGATCTGATCAAAAAGGACCCTCAGAATGCTGTATACCAATCTTATGCCGGAGAAAACCTGAACAATTACGGTGAACTTCTTATGGAATCCGGCTCCCTCGAAAAAGCCTGTGAAATCCTGAGAGAAGCTATTGAAATTTACGAAAAACTTTATAAAGAGAAGCCCGACAACCTCGGTTATCAGGCAGAACTTTCAGTCGCGCTCAGCCAGTTAGGAGGTTGCCTCAAACATCAGGTGCCTGAAGAGTCTGGAGCGGCAAAAGAGAAACTTGAAAAAGCTCTGGAATTGCAGGAAAGTCTGCTGGACCAGCAGCCTGAAAATGAGAAGGTTAAAGAAGCCATCGCCCTGACAGAGGAAAGACTGAAAGGGCTTTGA
- the lonB gene encoding ATP-dependent protease LonB, with protein MVYNNNQNIDGSSENMDRQAHKMEEPVPKVDPSAADQTKDEPNKVMAESELHEDIDEDVDIGFQFEDTSNIEVPKLLIDQVLGQEHAVEVVRKAASQRRHIMMIGTPGTGKSLLAKAMAELLPKEELKDILVYPNLEDLNNPKIREVPAGKGREIVMAHKMEARKKAQARNMLMMLFVVGIIIYSYFVSQLLWGIIAGILILMLTRQFLPKEEMMIPKMAVSNYDKEHAPYIDATGAHAGALLGDVRHDPFQSGGLETPAHDRVEAGDIHKAHKGVLFIDEINTLRLESQQSLLTALQEKEYPITGQSERSSGALVKTEPVPCDFIMVSAGNLDAVQKMHPALRSRIKGYGYEVYMRDSMEDTHENRKKLVRFVAQEVMRDGHIPHFDEGAVEEVIREARRRAGRKGHLTLKLRDLGGLVRVAGDIAHSEGAPLTTSEHVLAAKRIARSIEQQLADSYLEQRKEYESFLRKGSAVGRVNGLAVMGGDSGIVLPIVSEVTPALSGAEGRIIATGKLKTIAKEAVQNVSAVIKNMTGTDVSRHDVHIQFVGTYEGVEGDSASVSIATAVISAIEKIPVDQTVAMTGSLSVRGDVLPVGGVTYKIEAAAQAGMKKVIIPKANEADVLVEKAYREKIQIIPVSSIAEVMEHSLVGPRKNTIIEKLKNITKLSFDIPEVSPASVQAINLFGCRN; from the coding sequence ATGGTGTATAATAATAATCAGAACATAGACGGATCTTCGGAGAATATGGACAGGCAGGCCCATAAAATGGAAGAGCCTGTTCCGAAAGTTGATCCGTCTGCGGCCGACCAGACAAAGGATGAGCCTAACAAGGTCATGGCCGAGTCTGAGTTACATGAAGATATAGATGAAGATGTTGACATCGGCTTCCAGTTTGAAGACACTTCAAATATAGAGGTCCCCAAGCTCCTTATTGACCAGGTGCTGGGTCAGGAACACGCAGTGGAGGTCGTGAGGAAGGCCGCCAGCCAGAGGCGTCACATCATGATGATAGGGACTCCAGGTACAGGAAAGTCCCTGCTTGCAAAAGCAATGGCAGAACTTCTTCCTAAAGAGGAGCTCAAGGATATCCTTGTATATCCCAATCTTGAGGATCTCAATAACCCCAAGATAAGAGAGGTTCCGGCCGGAAAAGGTAGAGAAATTGTCATGGCTCACAAGATGGAAGCAAGAAAGAAAGCCCAGGCACGGAACATGCTTATGATGCTCTTTGTTGTGGGTATTATTATCTATTCTTATTTCGTCTCCCAGCTTCTCTGGGGTATTATTGCAGGCATATTGATTCTCATGTTAACCCGCCAGTTCCTTCCCAAAGAGGAAATGATGATTCCGAAAATGGCGGTTTCAAATTATGATAAGGAGCACGCACCTTACATCGATGCAACCGGAGCCCACGCCGGAGCTCTGCTTGGTGATGTCAGGCACGACCCGTTCCAGTCCGGAGGGCTTGAGACCCCTGCACATGACAGGGTAGAAGCCGGAGACATTCACAAAGCCCACAAAGGTGTGCTTTTCATTGACGAAATCAACACTCTCAGGCTTGAGTCACAGCAGAGCCTCCTGACCGCGCTTCAGGAAAAGGAATACCCGATTACCGGGCAGTCCGAAAGAAGCTCCGGAGCTCTTGTTAAGACCGAGCCTGTACCCTGTGACTTTATTATGGTCTCTGCAGGGAACCTGGACGCTGTTCAGAAAATGCACCCCGCACTCAGGTCAAGGATAAAAGGTTACGGGTATGAAGTCTACATGCGGGACTCCATGGAAGACACACATGAAAACCGGAAGAAACTTGTCCGCTTCGTTGCCCAGGAAGTCATGAGAGACGGTCACATCCCTCACTTTGACGAGGGAGCTGTAGAAGAAGTGATAAGGGAAGCTAGAAGGCGTGCAGGCAGGAAAGGCCACCTTACCCTCAAACTCCGTGACCTCGGAGGGCTTGTGCGTGTTGCAGGCGATATTGCCCACTCCGAAGGCGCTCCGCTTACAACTTCCGAGCATGTTCTTGCGGCAAAGAGGATTGCAAGGTCCATAGAACAGCAGCTTGCAGACAGCTACCTCGAACAGCGCAAGGAATATGAGTCTTTCCTCAGGAAAGGTTCCGCTGTCGGAAGAGTCAACGGGCTTGCAGTTATGGGCGGAGATTCGGGAATCGTACTTCCGATTGTATCCGAAGTCACCCCTGCCCTTTCCGGAGCAGAGGGGCGAATTATTGCTACAGGTAAACTCAAGACTATTGCAAAAGAAGCTGTGCAGAACGTATCCGCAGTTATCAAGAATATGACAGGCACGGATGTCTCGCGCCATGATGTCCACATTCAGTTTGTTGGGACATATGAAGGTGTGGAAGGAGACAGTGCATCGGTTTCCATAGCAACTGCAGTAATTTCTGCCATTGAAAAGATTCCTGTGGATCAGACTGTCGCAATGACCGGTTCTCTTTCTGTAAGGGGAGATGTCCTGCCTGTTGGCGGTGTCACCTACAAGATCGAGGCAGCAGCCCAGGCCGGCATGAAGAAAGTCATCATACCCAAAGCCAACGAGGCAGATGTTCTTGTTGAAAAGGCATACAGGGAAAAGATCCAGATCATTCCTGTTTCCTCAATAGCCGAAGTAATGGAACACAGCCTTGTGGGTCCGAGAAAGAATACAATTATTGAAAAACTCAAAAATATTACAAAACTAAGTTTCGACATCCCGGAAGTATCACCCGCTTCCGTACAGGCTATTAATCTCTTCGGGTGCAGGAACTGA
- a CDS encoding TldD/PmbA family protein, whose amino-acid sequence MNSIMQDIKFYDCRVIEGSSTSIVLDNGKIEEISRNFTKGAGIRALCGGSWGYTAVEGDINLKRGVDTASKLAFSMNASTPKEDVELAAVDSPEVRDLPEVRTNPRDIAIEEKVSLLKSIEEHAKLEGVHSTKVMYLESEFKVDYRNSEGLECEYELLNVGFAVSAVASENGVYQAGRESRFGYGYELFENENVLELAGKAGKTALELLKAKTPKGGEMPVVLDQELAGVFAHEAVGHASEADLVLEGDSILENRIGEQIASPLINIIDDPTLHEFGYYPFDAEGSESKRTEIIKDGIFNSYLHSRETAAKLGGTPGNCRAQGYSMPVVRMSNTFIDNGDSRFEEMLEEVKDGMYLIGSRGGQVNTGEGIFQFNAEKGYLIKNGELTGLLRDVSLSGKTLEILNHVTLVGNDLKMTAGRCGKAGQLVPVSDGSPHIAISKALVGGA is encoded by the coding sequence ATGAATAGTATTATGCAGGACATTAAATTTTATGACTGCAGGGTGATAGAAGGCAGTTCCACTTCTATCGTCCTGGATAACGGAAAGATAGAAGAAATATCCCGAAACTTCACAAAGGGGGCCGGAATAAGGGCCCTCTGCGGAGGTTCCTGGGGCTATACGGCTGTTGAAGGGGATATTAACCTTAAACGCGGGGTCGACACGGCCTCAAAACTTGCTTTTTCTATGAATGCGAGCACCCCCAAAGAAGATGTAGAACTTGCAGCCGTGGATTCTCCTGAAGTAAGGGATCTTCCTGAGGTAAGGACTAACCCTAGAGATATTGCAATTGAAGAAAAAGTAAGCCTTTTGAAGAGTATTGAAGAACACGCAAAGCTTGAAGGTGTTCACAGTACAAAGGTAATGTATCTCGAGTCTGAGTTTAAAGTTGATTACCGGAACTCCGAAGGTCTGGAATGTGAATATGAGCTTTTAAATGTCGGTTTTGCAGTCTCTGCCGTTGCTTCGGAAAACGGCGTTTATCAGGCAGGCAGGGAAAGCCGTTTCGGGTACGGTTATGAGCTTTTTGAAAACGAAAATGTTCTCGAACTTGCCGGAAAAGCGGGAAAGACCGCGCTTGAACTCTTAAAAGCTAAAACACCTAAAGGCGGGGAAATGCCTGTGGTGCTTGACCAGGAGCTGGCAGGCGTATTTGCCCATGAAGCCGTGGGGCATGCTTCAGAAGCCGACCTTGTGCTTGAAGGTGATTCCATTCTTGAAAACAGGATAGGAGAACAGATCGCATCTCCGCTTATTAACATTATTGACGACCCGACTCTGCATGAGTTTGGATATTATCCTTTTGATGCAGAAGGTTCGGAGTCAAAAAGGACTGAGATAATAAAGGACGGAATTTTTAACTCTTATCTCCACTCCCGGGAAACAGCAGCCAAACTTGGAGGAACTCCGGGAAACTGCAGGGCTCAGGGTTATTCCATGCCCGTTGTCAGGATGAGCAACACATTCATTGACAACGGAGATTCCAGGTTTGAAGAGATGCTCGAGGAAGTAAAGGACGGCATGTACCTTATAGGGTCAAGAGGCGGACAGGTAAACACCGGAGAAGGTATATTCCAGTTCAATGCCGAAAAAGGGTACCTTATAAAAAACGGAGAGCTTACCGGGCTCTTAAGGGACGTCTCTCTTTCAGGAAAGACGCTTGAAATCCTTAACCATGTGACCCTAGTCGGCAACGACCTGAAAATGACTGCCGGACGATGCGGAAAAGCCGGACAGCTTGTACCTGTGTCTGACGGGTCCCCACATATTGCCATTTCGAAAGCACTTGTAGGAGGTGCCTGA
- a CDS encoding TldD/PmbA family protein, protein MYELAEKALKMAEQAGAEEAEIYYAANHSTSVNFKKDALESAKDRFSEGLGIRAIVNGAVGFSSTNSVAELENAVKIAVAEARVRESDPDWVALPSNGKYPQVSGIFDKKVEALKLEECIGYAVELVEGTKETPGTLPTSGGFTRSKSKRLILNTNGIEIEEESTAVSGFVDVITVNGDTSTAYDFAVSRSLDIDFFVLGKNASDLALKSRSGIKIEPQKTDVIFHPFAFSDILEEALAPSLDADNVQKGRSGLIEKLGDEIAVSELCIYDDGLIEAGIETSASDDEGVPSQHTTVIENGVLKSYLYDSYTAGKAGVKSTGNGSRSSYTSPPSVGLRNFIIDYPQEDVIANTSSGIFVNTIIGAHTANSISGDFSVEARNAFTIKDGALDKPVKSIMISGNAFELLKNITGAGLDVRKVGGIITPSIRVSGLSVIG, encoded by the coding sequence ATGTACGAGCTTGCAGAAAAAGCCCTGAAAATGGCAGAACAGGCAGGAGCCGAAGAAGCCGAAATTTATTACGCTGCAAACCATTCTACAAGCGTCAATTTCAAAAAAGATGCCCTTGAAAGCGCAAAGGACCGTTTCTCTGAAGGGCTGGGAATTCGTGCTATAGTAAACGGAGCAGTGGGCTTTTCCAGCACCAATTCTGTAGCAGAACTCGAGAATGCCGTAAAGATTGCGGTTGCAGAAGCCCGTGTCCGGGAAAGTGACCCTGACTGGGTAGCACTTCCTTCAAACGGGAAATACCCTCAGGTCTCAGGCATTTTCGACAAAAAAGTTGAGGCTCTCAAACTCGAGGAATGCATAGGCTATGCCGTAGAACTCGTTGAAGGTACAAAAGAGACTCCAGGCACGCTTCCTACCTCTGGAGGGTTTACCCGTTCTAAGAGCAAAAGGCTTATCCTGAACACAAACGGGATAGAAATAGAAGAGGAGTCAACAGCAGTTTCCGGTTTTGTCGATGTTATCACCGTAAACGGAGATACCTCTACAGCCTATGACTTTGCTGTTTCCCGGTCTCTTGATATTGATTTTTTTGTTCTCGGGAAAAACGCTTCTGACCTTGCCCTGAAATCCAGAAGTGGAATAAAAATCGAGCCCCAGAAAACCGATGTTATTTTTCACCCATTTGCCTTTTCTGACATTCTTGAAGAAGCCCTCGCTCCCTCTCTTGACGCTGACAATGTGCAAAAAGGACGTTCCGGCCTGATAGAAAAGCTCGGGGATGAAATTGCTGTTTCCGAACTGTGCATTTACGACGATGGGCTGATTGAAGCAGGCATAGAAACCTCAGCTTCGGATGACGAAGGAGTTCCTTCTCAGCACACCACAGTTATTGAAAACGGCGTCCTTAAGTCCTACCTCTATGACAGCTACACGGCAGGAAAAGCCGGTGTGAAAAGTACAGGAAACGGTTCAAGGTCATCTTATACAAGCCCTCCTTCGGTGGGGCTCAGGAACTTCATAATCGATTATCCTCAGGAGGACGTTATTGCAAATACTTCCTCAGGGATTTTCGTAAACACAATTATCGGCGCTCATACCGCAAACTCGATTTCCGGGGACTTTTCCGTAGAAGCCAGAAATGCCTTTACAATCAAAGACGGAGCCCTGGATAAGCCTGTAAAATCTATTATGATTTCGGGCAATGCTTTCGAGCTCCTTAAGAACATCACAGGTGCAGGCCTGGACGTGAGGAAAGTTGGTGGCATAATCACGCCCTCTATCCGGGTCTCCGGTCTGAGTGTAATCGGATAA
- a CDS encoding universal stress protein: MREETFKKIMVATDGSELVKKAVETAVEIARLSGAKLYAVYVIVAATRSPRDFGWERAAMEHFRKEGEQATRFVEESAKAAGVEVESVLLEGNPADKIVEFAEQQGTEMIVMGTLGKTGLDRFLLGSVAEKVVRHSKTPVLVVREENP; the protein is encoded by the coding sequence ATGAGAGAAGAAACTTTTAAAAAAATAATGGTTGCAACCGATGGTTCCGAGCTTGTAAAAAAAGCAGTTGAGACTGCCGTTGAAATAGCAAGGCTGAGCGGAGCTAAACTTTACGCTGTGTACGTTATAGTTGCAGCAACCCGTTCTCCGCGAGACTTCGGCTGGGAAAGAGCTGCTATGGAGCATTTCAGGAAGGAAGGCGAACAGGCTACCCGTTTTGTGGAAGAGAGCGCAAAAGCTGCCGGAGTAGAGGTGGAATCCGTACTGCTTGAAGGGAACCCTGCAGATAAAATTGTGGAGTTTGCAGAACAGCAGGGCACTGAAATGATCGTAATGGGGACACTCGGAAAAACCGGACTTGACAGGTTCCTGCTTGGCAGCGTAGCCGAAAAAGTGGTGAGGCATTCAAAGACACCTGTACTTGTGGTAAGAGAAGAAAACCCCTAA
- a CDS encoding nucleoside recognition domain-containing protein: MIELFLSVLDFALPVLVMIFVGLVGTSVLVELGLMQKFSKLASPVFAYTNLPETCASSFVVAIGSADAANSMLLQAKKENCINDREVLLCSMMNATPAYFRELFTYQIPIVLPALGLVVGGFYSLVFVFTAVVKVLLIAVASRIFLKGNSCKAPETRSREKVSLKTAFERAFRKEFRLFLKIAGIYLIATTVIFILQEKGAFEIFSVLPLAELFKIPPETIVPLTSYVASPILGISLLGPMIHSGEMTEVQAMIVLMLGSMFMLPIFAIRSQLPRKVAIFGTRLGVQIVAYSTSISILVRFAILLILLSMVS; the protein is encoded by the coding sequence ATGATAGAACTCTTTCTCAGCGTACTGGATTTTGCGCTTCCTGTGCTTGTAATGATTTTTGTCGGGCTTGTAGGCACCAGTGTACTTGTAGAGCTTGGCCTGATGCAGAAATTTTCAAAACTTGCAAGCCCTGTTTTTGCCTATACGAACCTTCCTGAGACCTGTGCTTCTTCTTTTGTCGTGGCAATAGGGTCTGCAGATGCCGCAAACAGCATGCTTCTTCAGGCAAAAAAAGAAAACTGCATCAACGACAGGGAAGTCCTTCTATGTTCGATGATGAATGCGACACCTGCCTATTTCAGGGAACTTTTCACCTATCAGATCCCTATAGTGCTTCCCGCACTCGGGCTTGTGGTCGGAGGATTTTACTCTCTTGTATTTGTGTTCACTGCCGTGGTAAAAGTTCTGCTTATTGCGGTTGCGAGCAGGATATTTCTTAAGGGCAATTCCTGTAAAGCCCCTGAAACCCGGAGCAGAGAAAAAGTGTCCCTGAAGACTGCTTTTGAGCGTGCATTCAGGAAAGAGTTCAGGCTCTTTCTGAAGATAGCAGGAATTTACCTTATAGCAACCACGGTTATTTTCATCCTTCAGGAAAAGGGAGCTTTCGAAATTTTCAGTGTGCTTCCTCTTGCAGAGCTGTTTAAAATCCCGCCGGAGACAATTGTCCCTCTTACAAGTTACGTAGCGAGCCCCATTCTGGGAATTTCCCTTCTCGGACCCATGATCCATTCGGGAGAGATGACAGAGGTACAGGCAATGATCGTACTTATGCTGGGCAGCATGTTCATGCTCCCGATTTTTGCTATCCGCAGCCAGCTCCCGAGGAAGGTAGCTATTTTCGGGACGCGCCTTGGAGTTCAGATTGTTGCATATTCGACATCAATAAGTATACTTGTAAGGTTTGCAATTCTGCTAATACTGCTCAGTATGGTTTCCTGA
- a CDS encoding universal stress protein → MNSNLYRKIMVATDGSENVKKAVSTAVELAKLSRAKLYAVYVVAAGGGYTFGHPRDLGWERAMKEQLNAEGVEATAYVETAGKAADVDVEPVILEGGPANEIVDFAEKNNIDLIVLGTLGKTGIERFLLGSVAQNVVRHSRKAVLVVKELETE, encoded by the coding sequence ATGAACAGTAATCTTTACAGAAAAATAATGGTCGCAACAGATGGCTCGGAAAATGTAAAAAAAGCTGTCAGTACCGCTGTTGAACTTGCAAAGCTTAGCAGGGCAAAACTTTATGCAGTATATGTTGTTGCTGCCGGTGGAGGGTATACGTTTGGCCATCCCAGAGACCTTGGATGGGAAAGAGCAATGAAAGAGCAGTTAAATGCTGAGGGGGTAGAAGCGACAGCTTATGTGGAAACTGCCGGAAAAGCTGCTGATGTGGATGTTGAACCCGTTATTCTTGAAGGGGGCCCGGCAAATGAAATTGTCGATTTCGCGGAAAAAAATAATATCGACCTCATAGTACTGGGAACACTGGGAAAGACGGGAATTGAGAGGTTTTTACTCGGAAGCGTTGCTCAGAACGTGGTGAGGCATTCCAGAAAAGCCGTACTGGTCGTAAAAGAATTGGAAACAGAGTGA
- a CDS encoding 4Fe-4S dicluster domain-containing protein, whose translation MKDVIILPERCMGCRSCEVACAVSHSKSKNLFQALGEEKVPKKRISVEYIHALEASVPISCRHCEDAPCVSVCPTKALSKDTVTGTVNHNNELCVDCWKCSTVCTRFSPLYLLLLVSGCWSSSMSHNYGVIDRQTEEGTIVRCDLCGERELPACVEACPTHALVFLDIKRHPETKAFSYF comes from the coding sequence ATGAAAGACGTGATCATCCTGCCGGAACGCTGCATGGGCTGCCGCTCCTGTGAGGTTGCCTGTGCTGTTTCCCATTCAAAAAGCAAGAACCTTTTCCAGGCTTTAGGAGAAGAAAAAGTCCCGAAAAAACGCATCTCTGTTGAATACATCCACGCACTTGAAGCCTCAGTTCCTATCTCCTGCCGTCACTGCGAGGATGCACCCTGCGTTTCGGTTTGCCCCACAAAAGCTCTTTCCAAGGACACAGTAACAGGTACTGTAAATCACAATAATGAGCTTTGCGTGGACTGCTGGAAATGTTCTACTGTATGCACCCGTTTTTCGCCCCTGTATCTCTTACTCCTTGTTTCAGGGTGCTGGAGCTCTTCCATGTCACACAACTATGGAGTAATCGACAGGCAGACTGAAGAAGGGACAATTGTAAGATGTGATCTATGCGGGGAAAGGGAATTACCTGCATGTGTTGAAGCCTGCCCAACACACGCTCTTGTATTTCTGGATATAAAGAGGCATCCGGAAACAAAGGCTTTTAGCTATTTCTGA
- the cooS gene encoding anaerobic carbon-monoxide dehydrogenase catalytic subunit, which yields MKQTAFEKSIDPASQKMLEKAENEGIETAWDRYEKQLPQCSFGQLGICCRNCNMGPCRIDPFGEGAEKGICGATADIIVARNLLRMIAAGAAAHSDHARDAVLTFKKMTEGEAGSYGIKDKTKLFSLASEYGISLEGKSHEEVAGELASALLAEFGKQEGPIQYTRRAPEARLRLWTSLGIEPRGVDREIVECMHRTHIGVDNDATHILLHGLRTSLSDGWGGSMIATEIQDVLFGTPEPKKSTVNLGVLSHDKVNVIIHGHEPILSEMIVQAAEDPELLELAKEKGAAGINVAGICCTGNETLMRHGTPIAGNFLQQELAVVTGAVEAMIVDVQCIMPALGNLTGCYHTKFISTSPKADFPGTVRMEFHEERAYDTAREIVRTAVENFPNRNIEKVNIPEEKQECMVGFSAEAILKALGGSPAPLIDAIAGGAVKGIGAVVGCNNVKVQHNYGHVNLVKELIKNNVLVVTTGCNAIACAEAGLLVPEAAAQAGDGLKGVCEALGIPPVLHMGSCVDISRILVLASAIAKSLGVDISDLPAAGAAPEWMSEKAVSIGAYVVSSGVFTVLGTVPPVLGSQAVTALLTKGLDNVIGASFAVEPDPFKAANLMLEHIEGKRKALGLN from the coding sequence ATGAAACAAACGGCATTTGAGAAAAGCATCGACCCAGCAAGTCAGAAAATGCTGGAGAAAGCGGAAAATGAAGGCATAGAAACTGCCTGGGACAGGTATGAAAAGCAACTGCCTCAGTGCAGTTTTGGGCAATTGGGGATTTGCTGCAGGAACTGCAATATGGGGCCCTGCCGGATAGACCCTTTTGGGGAAGGGGCTGAGAAAGGGATATGCGGCGCTACGGCAGACATTATTGTTGCCCGGAATCTCTTAAGAATGATTGCTGCAGGAGCAGCAGCACATTCGGACCATGCCAGGGACGCAGTGTTGACTTTTAAGAAAATGACTGAAGGAGAAGCAGGAAGCTACGGGATAAAAGATAAAACAAAACTGTTCTCGCTTGCTTCAGAGTACGGGATTTCCTTAGAGGGAAAAAGCCATGAAGAAGTGGCAGGAGAACTTGCCAGTGCCCTGCTTGCGGAATTTGGAAAGCAGGAGGGGCCCATACAGTATACCCGCCGTGCCCCCGAAGCAAGGCTCAGGCTCTGGACAAGTCTCGGAATAGAGCCCAGAGGAGTTGACCGAGAAATTGTAGAATGCATGCACAGGACGCATATAGGAGTGGATAACGATGCAACTCATATACTCCTGCATGGGTTGAGGACCAGTCTCTCGGACGGCTGGGGAGGTTCCATGATCGCAACCGAGATACAGGACGTCCTTTTCGGAACACCTGAACCAAAGAAGAGTACTGTAAACCTCGGCGTGCTCTCCCATGACAAGGTAAACGTGATCATCCACGGGCATGAACCAATCCTCTCGGAAATGATTGTGCAAGCTGCGGAGGACCCTGAACTTCTTGAACTCGCAAAAGAGAAAGGGGCAGCAGGAATCAATGTTGCCGGAATTTGCTGTACGGGAAATGAAACCCTGATGCGCCATGGGACCCCTATTGCAGGAAACTTCCTTCAGCAGGAACTTGCAGTGGTTACAGGTGCTGTAGAAGCAATGATAGTGGACGTGCAGTGTATAATGCCAGCCCTGGGAAACCTTACAGGCTGTTATCACACGAAATTCATATCCACATCGCCTAAAGCTGATTTCCCCGGAACTGTGAGAATGGAATTCCATGAAGAAAGAGCTTATGACACCGCAAGGGAGATTGTGAGAACAGCTGTAGAAAACTTTCCTAACAGGAATATCGAAAAGGTAAATATTCCGGAAGAAAAGCAGGAGTGCATGGTCGGCTTCAGTGCGGAGGCAATCCTTAAAGCCCTTGGCGGCAGCCCTGCTCCACTCATCGATGCGATTGCCGGAGGTGCGGTGAAAGGGATCGGAGCAGTTGTCGGATGTAATAATGTAAAGGTCCAGCACAATTACGGGCACGTGAACCTTGTAAAGGAGCTGATAAAAAATAATGTCCTTGTGGTTACCACGGGATGCAATGCAATTGCCTGTGCTGAAGCCGGGCTCCTTGTACCTGAGGCTGCTGCCCAGGCAGGGGATGGTCTTAAAGGAGTCTGCGAGGCTCTCGGCATTCCACCTGTTCTGCATATGGGTTCCTGCGTGGATATCAGCCGAATCCTGGTGCTTGCCTCGGCAATTGCAAAGAGCCTGGGAGTCGACATAAGCGACCTGCCTGCTGCCGGAGCAGCTCCGGAGTGGATGAGCGAAAAAGCAGTGAGTATAGGAGCTTATGTTGTTTCTTCAGGAGTGTTTACAGTACTGGGCACTGTTCCACCTGTCCTTGGAAGCCAGGCAGTCACGGCTCTTCTGACAAAAGGCCTGGATAATGTTATTGGAGCAAGCTTTGCAGTTGAGCCTGACCCCTTCAAAGCCGCAAACCTGATGCTTGAGCACATTGAAGGAAAAAGAAAAGCATTGGGCCTGAACTGA